In [Phormidium] sp. ETS-05, the genomic window ATGCCCCACTGCCCACAATCCTGGCCAATAGGAGCCGTCCGCCGAGCCACAAAATATGTTACAGTCGATGGCAGGGAAACCCCAAGCAAATACCACAGGCATCAAGGCAGCAAGTTTTAGACAAAGACACTTGTCTGGGTTAGCGCTTCGATGATAAATACCGCTCCATCTTAGGGGCATCATCCCCCAGGGAAACATCTTTCACAACCTCTTCCCCCGGGAACAGAGCCAAACCTCTTCCCCAGGATATAGCTGGCGCAATGCCCCTTCCTTGAATCTCGATAATTCTCAGCCATAACTCCCCTGACCCTAAATGTCGGCTTTTCCCCCCACAGGAGTGCATCCATCCAAAAGGGAGCGGGGGAGACGGGGGACTGGGGATAATTGATAATTGATAATTGACAATTGATAATTGATAATTGTCAATTGTCAATTGTCAATTATCTCCGTCTCCGGGTCCCTCCCCTGCCCCCCTCAGTGCTTCACTTGGACGAATATGTGGGAAGAACGTTATAAATCTGCATTAGAATTACACAAACAAACGGCAAACGTCGATACTCTGAACGGCAGTGGCGATCGGGACTCTGCATCGATAGATTTGAACGTTAACCGGATTATCGCCGCGATCGATAAAGCGGAAATTTTTAATATTAAAATCGTCCAATCTACCCTGATGGGCAATTACGAAGCGGCGATTAATACCGGTAAAGCTGCCTTAAAGATGCTGGACGTGGAACTGCCAGAAACAGATTTTCAATCAGAAATCGCTCGCGAAGTTATCCGAGTTAATCAGCAACTATCAGGCCAAAACATCGCCGCGCTATTAGATGCCATAGAAATGGTAGATTTGGCTCAGAGCATGATTCTCAAACTCCTCATATCTACTTCTGATGCCGCCTACTATATAAACCAAGACTTATTTGGCCTTCTAATTGTAAAAGCCGTCAATATTTCCCTGGAATACGGCCACATCCCGGAATCATCCTATGCTTACTCCGCTTATGGATTTCTCCTCGGTTCCCTGATGGGCAATTACCGCGATGGCTATGCGTTCGGACAGCTCGCCGTCAACCTCAGCCACAAATTCAACCATCCCGCCCAAAAATGTCAAACCTGCAATATGCTGGGCAACTTCATCCTGCCTTGGGTGAAACAGATTCAATTTGCCGATGCGATCAACAATGAAGGCTATCAAGCTGGTTTGGATTCGGGAGAGTTACAATTTGCTGGCTACATCCTTGGTAACAAAGCCTTAAACTACTTCTACCAGGGGAAGCCATTACCAGAACTGCTCGCAGAACTGACTAAGTTTTTGCAGTTTAGCGAGCAAACGAAAAATCAATGGGCAACTGATGCCTTGCGAGCTTGCCAAATGGCGCTACTGAACCTGATGGAAAAAACCGCCAACAAGCTGGAATTTCCAGTGGAAATCGCCGATTCCCCATCAACGCCTCATTTTTGGGAACACCAGGCTGTTTCTGGAGCTTGTCTGGAACATATCTATAAGGGGCAAATTTTATATCTTTACGGGGAATGGGATCTGGCGCAGTCTCACCTGACATCGGCGGAGAGTTTGCTGAGTTTTATCCTTGGCTTGATTCCCGTGGCGGAATATAATTTCTACTCTTCTCTATGTTTGACAGCTCTTTATCCTCAAGCACCGCCACCAGAGCAAAAAAAATATTTAGAGAAATTAGACGCGAATCAAAAACAGATGCGCATCTGGGCGGATAACTGCCAAGAGAATTTTCTCCATAAATATTTATTGGTGGCGGCGGAAAAGGCGAGAATTACGGGTAATGAGTTGGAGGCGATCGACTTGTACGATCGGGCTATTACCGCCGCCACCGACCACGAATTTATCCAGAATGCTGCCTTGGCGAACGAGCTAGCAGCCGTTTTCTGGCTCGGTAAAGGCAAACAGAAAATTGCCCGCACCTATATGCGCGATGCGTGGTACGGTTACGAACGCTGGGGAGCCACCCGCAAAGTAGAAGACTTACACCAGCGTTATCCCCAGCTCCTGGGTGAAGAATACGGTACAGAAAGGGGGTTTCTGAACCAAATCTCGGTGCAAACTCATGGGTTATCTCCAGAAACCCAATCGCTAGAAGTGCTTGGCTCGGCTCCAGATTTAGTGATGGTGATGAAAGCATCCCAAGCCATATCCGGGGAAATCGTCCTGGATAAATTACTGGCTAAATTGATGAAAATTCTCCTGGAGCATTCGGGAGCGGCAAAAGGCTACTTGATTTGCGAAAGTAAGGAATCATGGTATATTGAAGCCGAAGCAGTGGCAGACCCTAGCACCAATCAGGTGCGCTTGGGCAAGATTTTGCGCGGGCTTCCCCTGGCCGATCGGCTCCCAGAGACAATGGTCAAATATGCCATCCGCACCAGAGAAAGTGTGGTTTTGAATCGCGCCACCGCTGAGGGGAATTTTACCAGCGACCCCTACATCAAGCAACATCAACCCCAATCTATCATCTGCGCTCCCCTGGTCAACCAAAAAAAGCTCAACGGCATTATTTACCTGGAAACCGATGCAGCCGATGCCTTTCCCCCAGAGAAACTGGCGGTTTTGAATCTGCTGTTATCTCAAGCGGCCATTTCTATAGAAACTGCCCAATTTTACACCAAAACCGCTGCCCTCAACGTGGCCTATGAGCGTTTCGTCCCCCGCCAATTCCTGCAATTTCTGGAAAAAGACAGCATTGTAGATGTGCGCCTCGGCGACCACGTGCAAAAAGAAATGTCTATCCTGTTTTCCGATATCCGCAAGTTTACCGCCCTCTCGGAGAAGATGAGCCCGGAAGAAAATTTCAAATTTATTAACTCTTATCTCAGCACGATGGAACCCGCGATTAGCACAAATAACGGGTTTATTGATAAATACATCGGCGATGCGATTATGGCTCTATTCAGTGGTGGCGCAGAAAGGGGACGGGGTGCGGTATCGGGGGAAATTCAGCCTGCAGATGATGCGGTTAGAGCTGGGATTGCTATGTTGCACCGCCTCCGAGAATACAATCAAGGACGATCGCGTGCTGGTTATCTTCCGATTGAAATTGGCATCGGGATTAATACTGGTTCTCTGAT contains:
- a CDS encoding adenylate/guanylate cyclase domain-containing protein, with product MWEERYKSALELHKQTANVDTLNGSGDRDSASIDLNVNRIIAAIDKAEIFNIKIVQSTLMGNYEAAINTGKAALKMLDVELPETDFQSEIAREVIRVNQQLSGQNIAALLDAIEMVDLAQSMILKLLISTSDAAYYINQDLFGLLIVKAVNISLEYGHIPESSYAYSAYGFLLGSLMGNYRDGYAFGQLAVNLSHKFNHPAQKCQTCNMLGNFILPWVKQIQFADAINNEGYQAGLDSGELQFAGYILGNKALNYFYQGKPLPELLAELTKFLQFSEQTKNQWATDALRACQMALLNLMEKTANKLEFPVEIADSPSTPHFWEHQAVSGACLEHIYKGQILYLYGEWDLAQSHLTSAESLLSFILGLIPVAEYNFYSSLCLTALYPQAPPPEQKKYLEKLDANQKQMRIWADNCQENFLHKYLLVAAEKARITGNELEAIDLYDRAITAATDHEFIQNAALANELAAVFWLGKGKQKIARTYMRDAWYGYERWGATRKVEDLHQRYPQLLGEEYGTERGFLNQISVQTHGLSPETQSLEVLGSAPDLVMVMKASQAISGEIVLDKLLAKLMKILLEHSGAAKGYLICESKESWYIEAEAVADPSTNQVRLGKILRGLPLADRLPETMVKYAIRTRESVVLNRATAEGNFTSDPYIKQHQPQSIICAPLVNQKKLNGIIYLETDAADAFPPEKLAVLNLLLSQAAISIETAQFYTKTAALNVAYERFVPRQFLQFLEKDSIVDVRLGDHVQKEMSILFSDIRKFTALSEKMSPEENFKFINSYLSTMEPAISTNNGFIDKYIGDAIMALFSGGAERGRGAVSGEIQPADDAVRAGIAMLHRLREYNQGRSRAGYLPIEIGIGINTGSLMLGTIGGHNRMDSTVISDAVNLASRLEDLTKEYGVSLLISHQTFLRLQNPNQYSIRIIDRVKVKGKSQDVAVFEVFDGDEPELRDGKLATAAIFEEGLLLSYRKAYSQAVLRFEECLRRNPTDRVAKIYLERCQQQLS